One Burkholderia gladioli genomic window, CGCCAGCGGCGAGAAGGCTGTTGCGGGCTTGCTCTGGAAGAAGCCGAAGCCCTTCGAGAGCTCGGCCGGGATCAGGTTGCGCAGCGACACGTCGTTGACCAGCATCACCAGCCGCACGGCGCGCAGCGCCTCGTCGGCGCTCGCGCCCATCGGCACGTCGCCGGTCACCACCGCCACCTCGGCCTCGAAATCGATGCCCCAGTCCTCCGAGGCGCAGACGATGTCGTCCTGCGGGCCGAGGAAATCGTCGCTGCCGCCCTGGTACATCAGCGGATCGCTGAGGAACTCGGGCGGCATCTCGGCGCCGCGCGCGCGGCGCACCAGCTCGACGTGGTTGAGGTAGGCCGAGCCGTCCGCCCATTGGTAGGCGCGCGGCAGCGGCGCCATGCAGTCGGCCGCCGAGAAGGCGAACGCGCGGCGCGCGCGGCCGTGGTTGAGCGCATCGTAGAGCTCGCGAAGCTGCGGTGCGTGGAATGCCCAGTCGTCGAGCGCGCGCTGCAGCGTCGGCGCGACCGTCTCGGCGATCGCGGCCGTCTGCAGGTCGCGCGACACCACGATCAGTTGGCCGTCGCGCGTGCCGTCCTTCAGCGAAGCAAGTTTCATGGAGGGGAAGTCCGTGTAGTGACGATGGAGGGAAACTATTTTACGATGGTGAATCCGCGCGGCGAAGCCCGTGCCGCCCGAGCACCCGCGCCGCGCGAGCCGCTCCATCGCCGCGCCTGCCTCGCGGCGAACCGCGCCGCCTCGCCCGCCACCTTCCTATCGCATTCCATCCATGGTCAACACCGACGATCTCGCCGACGACAACGCCGAGGAAAAGGTCCGCTCCGGCATCCAGTCGATCGAGGTCGGCTTCCGCCTGCTGGAGGTGCTCACCGCCGAGCCGCGCGCGATGATGCTGCGCGATCTCGCCCAGCGCGCGCAGATGAGCCCGGCCAAGGCGCACCGCTACCTGGTCAGCTTCCAGCGGCTCGGCGTGGTGGCGCAGGACCCCGTCTCGGGCCGCTACGAACTGGGCGGCTTCGCGCTGCAGATGGGCCTGGCCCGGCTGGCCCGCGTCGACGGCGTGAAGCTCGCGCGGCTCGCGCTGTCGGCGCTGCGCGACGAGCTCGACCTCACGCTCGGCATCGCCGTGTGGGGCAACCAGGGGCCGACCGTGGTGCACTGGATGGAATCGAGCCATCCCGCCAAGGCCTCGCTCAAGCTCGGCGACGTGATGCCCCTGCTCGGCTCGGCCACCGGCCTGCTGTTCGCCGCCTACCTGCCGCGCGGCAAGACCGCCGCGATGCTCGAGCGCGAGCTGGCCGACGCACGTCGCGGGCCGCCGCGCGACGGCCCGCGCACGCCGGCCGAGGTGGAGGCGCGGCTCGCCGAGGTGCGCGAGCACCAGGCGGCGCGCGTCGAGGGCATGCTGCTGCCGAGCATCCACGCCTTCTGCATGCCGGTGTTCGATGCGCTCGGCGAACTCTCGCTGGGGCTGATCGCGCTGGGTCACGAGGGCAGCTTCGACGTGTCCTGGGGCGGCGAGATCGACCTCGCGCTGCGCGCCGTGGCACGC contains:
- a CDS encoding fumarylacetoacetate hydrolase family protein; this encodes MKLASLKDGTRDGQLIVVSRDLQTAAIAETVAPTLQRALDDWAFHAPQLRELYDALNHGRARRAFAFSAADCMAPLPRAYQWADGSAYLNHVELVRRARGAEMPPEFLSDPLMYQGGSDDFLGPQDDIVCASEDWGIDFEAEVAVVTGDVPMGASADEALRAVRLVMLVNDVSLRNLIPAELSKGFGFFQSKPATAFSPLAVTPDELGEHWRGGRLERPLLVSWNGKRVGQAEAGVDMNFHFGQLIAHAAKTRNLRAGAIVGSGTVSNRDARRGYSCIAEKRCLETIEHGAPRTEFMRYGDRVRIEMLDAAGKSIFGAIEQAVSPLDGQA
- a CDS encoding IclR family transcriptional regulator; protein product: MVNTDDLADDNAEEKVRSGIQSIEVGFRLLEVLTAEPRAMMLRDLAQRAQMSPAKAHRYLVSFQRLGVVAQDPVSGRYELGGFALQMGLARLARVDGVKLARLALSALRDELDLTLGIAVWGNQGPTVVHWMESSHPAKASLKLGDVMPLLGSATGLLFAAYLPRGKTAAMLERELADARRGPPRDGPRTPAEVEARLAEVREHQAARVEGMLLPSIHAFCMPVFDALGELSLGLIALGHEGSFDVSWGGEIDLALRAVARKLSYEIGYSADPREA